From Salarias fasciatus chromosome 12, fSalaFa1.1, whole genome shotgun sequence, the proteins below share one genomic window:
- the LOC115398752 gene encoding calphotin-like encodes MPSKRKKNGRRRRRVLALKRAIEENQITNPQAKGSPAVAVCAPLSVTTNKVVKAPTPTPAPAPEKIPEPVPVVIPVVETLKVEPEPVPVPEPVQEIVQEPLPEPVPEPVSEPAPEPAPEPVPEPVSVEVKAPEAEPVLLEETCAKVEVPAPVVDEEGAETLLVVEPPTAEVAAPQEAEPVIPEIEPVTEVVPSAEPPAELPVESEVTTVVTTVTETETEQTHEVCEVEALAEEEPSAEVQAEEDTVVPEPVTEAPEQPEEEEAPISQDISAETELAPGEVTAQIVVEDIPEVSVCEQVVEIAVCEAPRPEEEDKVEFEVLVEDVPEASAEDVAVTEDVPVQSEEIPKLPEVIPEVPAESALTDAKELTEEALVEDFVVTESASAVESAIAESAAVEEETVAITDTLSVQTETMHLTPAEPEPDAPAVEAVIDVAVAEPTCQEILPEEPMPQICDMACQMQLAVETVQLNAVEMSLDTLNTHMVQEVPTEG; translated from the exons ATGCCCAGCAAAAGGAAGAAGAACGGCCGCCGCAGGAGGAGGGTG CTCGCCCTGAAGAGAGCCATTGAAGAGAACCAGATTACCAACCCACAGGCTAAAGGCAGCCCAGCTGTTGCAGTATGTGCGCCCCTTTCGGTCACCACAAACAAAGTGGTTAAAGCTCCAACTCcaactccagctccagctccagagaAGATCCCAGAGCCTGTTCCTGTTGTTATCCCTGTTGTTGAGACCCTCaaagtagaaccagaaccagtcccagtcccagaaCCAGTCCAAGAAATAGTCCAGGAACCACTCCCAGAACCAGTCCCAGAACCAGTATCAGAACCAGcaccagaaccagcaccagAACCAGTCCCAGAACCAGTTTCAGTTGAGGTGAAGGCACCTGAGGCCGAACCTGTGTTGCTTGAAGAGACTTGTGCAAAGGTTGAGGTCCCAGCACCTGTTGTTGATGAAGAGGGTGCTGAGACCCTGCTGGTTGTGGAGCCCCCTACAGCTGAAGTTGCTGCACCACAGGAGGCCGAACCTGTCATTCCTGAAATCGAACCAGTCACTGAG GTTGTACCCTCAGCTGAGCCTCCAGCGGAGCTTCCTGTGGAGAGCGAG GTTACAACAGTTGTCACCACagtaacagagacagaaactgaGCAG ACGCATGAAGTCTGCGAAGTGGAAGCCCTGGCAGAGGAAGAACCCTCAGCCGAAGTCCAAGCAGAGGAAGATACTGTCGTACCAGAGCCTGTAACAGAAGCCcctgaacagccagaggaagaagaagcacCTATAAGCCAGGACATTTCTGCCGAAACAGAGCTTGCGCCAGGGGAAGTGACCGCGCAAATCGTGGTGGAGGACATCCCAGAGGTCAGCGTATGCGAGCAGGTGGTGGAGATCGCTGTGTGTGAAGCCCCccgaccagaggaggaggacaaagtTGAATTTGAAGTGTTGGTCGAAGACGTGCCCGAAGCCTCCGCTGAAGACGTTGCAGTCACAGAG GATGTTCCGGTCCAATCAGAGGAAATCCCAAAG cTGCCAGAGGTCATTCCTGAGGTCCCTGCAGAATCCGCTCTTACTGACGCCAAAGAG CTCACGGAAGAAGCCTTGGTTGAGGACTTTGTTGTGACGGAGTCGGCCTCAGCAGTGGAGAGCGCCATCGCAGAGTCTGCCGCCGTCGAGGAG GAGACCGTGGCCATCACTGACACCCTCAGCGTGCAAACAGAAACTATGCATTTGACTCCtgctgagcctgagcctgatgCACCTGCAGTGGAAGCGGTCATT GATGTTGCTGTTGCTGAGCCGACATGCCAGGAAATTCTGCCAGAGGAGCCAATGCCACAGATCTGCGACATGGCGTGTCAGATGCAGCTCGCAGTGGAGACGGTGCAACTCAACGCAGTG